One window of Sphingobacteriales bacterium genomic DNA carries:
- a CDS encoding phosphatase PAP2 family protein yields the protein MSPDPYRLKWHTEVPLSVFGVGGTGLSEWMKKNKPRLTPEEIAQLDVKSIPAFDRFATRFWSIPAQTGSDVLMYTSMASPLILLIDNNMRKHTSKLALIGLETYLVNAALTSLTKELFKRKRPFVFNPNAPMHKKLGRDATSSYFSGHASASAAASFMTAKMFADYYPNSKYKPYIWTGAALLPAITGFLRVRGGKHYLSDVLTGYAVGALVGVMVPQLHKKK from the coding sequence ATGTCTCCTGACCCCTACCGTTTGAAGTGGCATACGGAAGTGCCTTTATCTGTTTTTGGAGTTGGAGGTACGGGATTATCTGAATGGATGAAAAAAAACAAACCAAGACTGACACCTGAAGAAATTGCTCAACTTGATGTAAAATCCATTCCAGCCTTTGACCGTTTTGCTACACGCTTTTGGTCTATTCCTGCTCAGACAGGCAGTGATGTTTTAATGTACACTTCTATGGCTTCGCCTTTGATTTTATTAATAGATAACAACATGCGCAAACACACATCAAAGTTAGCCCTTATTGGTTTGGAAACATATCTTGTAAATGCAGCGCTTACAAGTCTGACTAAGGAGTTGTTTAAACGAAAGCGCCCTTTTGTTTTTAATCCCAATGCCCCAATGCATAAAAAATTAGGCAGGGATGCCACCTCTTCTTATTTTTCCGGCCATGCTTCTGCCAGCGCAGCAGCCTCTTTTATGACAGCAAAGATGTTTGCCGATTATTACCCAAACTCCAAATACAAACCATATATTTGGACAGGTGCTGCTTTACTGCCGGCAATAACCGGATTTTTAAGGGTGAGAGGCGGAAAACACTATTTATCAGATGTTTTAACAGGCTATGCAGTAGGTGCGTTGGTTGGAGTTATGGTTCCGCAACTCCATAAAAAAAAATAA
- a CDS encoding DUF4199 domain-containing protein encodes MLSENIGVKYGMYLGLGFVLLFGVLYAVNPVYMYNTWLGLSIFPIIIVVMVLAARQTKKDLGGYATFTQLVSPAFAVMVFAQLFSSLFNYILYNFIDPTLTDTLRNFTIESTYNMLNMFGTPEEEIEKAITKVEEQDYSVTLSSTFMGFAMFAIFGFVVASIIALIMRKNPPSNLNDQEVEKEELDV; translated from the coding sequence ATGTTATCCGAAAATATTGGTGTTAAATACGGAATGTATTTAGGGTTAGGGTTCGTTTTATTGTTTGGAGTCTTGTATGCCGTCAACCCGGTTTATATGTACAACACATGGTTGGGACTTTCCATTTTTCCAATAATAATTGTTGTTATGGTACTTGCTGCCCGTCAGACAAAAAAAGATCTGGGAGGATATGCGACATTTACACAATTAGTTTCTCCGGCATTTGCCGTGATGGTCTTCGCTCAGTTATTCAGCAGTTTATTTAACTATATCCTCTATAATTTTATAGATCCCACACTAACCGACACCCTTCGAAACTTTACCATTGAGTCGACCTATAATATGCTCAATATGTTTGGCACTCCGGAGGAAGAAATTGAAAAAGCCATCACTAAAGTTGAAGAACAAGATTACAGTGTTACATTAAGCAGTACGTTCATGGGTTTTGCTATGTTTGCCATTTTTGGATTTGTTGTAGCATCAATCATTGCTCTGATAATGAGAAAAAATCCACCGTCAAATTTGAATGATCAGGAAGTGGAGAAGGAAGAGCTTGATGTTTAA
- a CDS encoding BatA and WFA domain-containing protein produces MVSYRNFASMSFLYPSFLFALSAIAIPIIVHLFYFRRFKRVYFTNVRFLRELKDERSSRNKLKHLLVLLSRILAVSFLVFAFAQPYIPKKDTKIVQGNKAVSIYVDNSFSMNAGSGVMLFDRAKRKAEEIVGAYGPEDKFQLLTNDFEGKHQRLVNKDEFLTYLEEIQISPSVKTLNDIVLHQQEIISESDSEQKNLFILSDFQKNIVNFENDTAYNLFLIPLQAAEGQNVYIDSVWFENPARTLNEQAQLLVRIKNNGSNDVQNGKVELRINDQVKSIRDFTIQANDKTIDTLSFTISEAGWQNAVVQITESSTIEFDNTYYFTFEVAEQINVLVINSTTGANAYLNEVFKQLSGFSVQNQPENQIDYGKLPANQLIILNQLRSLSSGLSAALQQYVNNGGSLLIFPSANVDLNSFNNLMKVLRVNTYISLNRTRRETDFINTQEDVFKDVFERIPQNLDLPYANSSFDLTSYSNTGEEVLLRFRGGASLLSKYNVGSGRVYLCAVPLETASSNLVSHAIFLPMIYKIAILGSKGNMIAYIIGKNNNFETDIANMTSVADEVFKLKGTAEEFIPQQKTIGSKLYLSVSNQVKQSGIYTLFKTISQPLATYGFNYNRLESDLEYFNVSELRKMYNASNIKFLEDNTELSVLVGQIDRGITLWKWCLLLALMCLLFEILLLRFWRT; encoded by the coding sequence ATGGTTTCTTATCGTAATTTTGCATCCATGAGTTTTTTATATCCCTCTTTTTTATTTGCCCTAAGTGCCATTGCCATTCCTATTATTGTTCATCTTTTTTATTTCAGGCGCTTTAAACGTGTTTATTTTACAAATGTCCGGTTTTTGAGGGAACTCAAAGATGAGCGTTCGTCCCGGAATAAGTTAAAACACCTTTTGGTTTTGTTAAGCCGGATTTTAGCAGTTTCCTTTTTGGTATTTGCATTTGCTCAACCATATATTCCCAAAAAAGACACAAAAATTGTTCAGGGCAACAAAGCGGTCAGCATTTATGTGGATAACTCTTTCAGTATGAATGCAGGTAGCGGGGTCATGCTTTTTGATCGCGCAAAACGCAAAGCTGAAGAAATTGTCGGTGCTTATGGTCCGGAGGATAAATTTCAGTTATTAACCAACGATTTTGAAGGCAAACATCAAAGATTAGTCAATAAAGATGAGTTTTTAACCTATTTAGAAGAAATTCAAATTAGTCCTTCGGTTAAAACTCTAAATGATATTGTACTTCACCAACAAGAAATCATATCGGAATCTGATTCCGAGCAGAAAAATCTGTTTATCCTGTCCGACTTTCAAAAAAACATCGTCAATTTTGAAAATGATACTGCTTATAACCTGTTTCTAATCCCCCTTCAAGCAGCAGAAGGTCAAAATGTTTATATAGATTCCGTTTGGTTTGAAAATCCGGCCCGCACCCTCAACGAACAAGCTCAACTGTTAGTCCGGATTAAAAATAACGGCAGTAATGATGTTCAAAACGGGAAAGTTGAACTACGTATCAATGATCAGGTTAAATCAATCCGCGATTTTACCATCCAGGCAAATGATAAAACAATTGACACTTTAAGCTTTACCATTTCAGAAGCCGGTTGGCAAAACGCAGTTGTTCAGATTACCGAATCTTCGACCATTGAATTTGACAACACCTATTATTTTACTTTTGAAGTAGCCGAACAAATCAATGTACTGGTGATCAATTCGACGACAGGAGCTAACGCTTATCTGAATGAAGTTTTTAAGCAGTTGTCCGGATTTTCGGTTCAAAACCAACCTGAAAATCAAATTGATTATGGTAAACTGCCGGCTAATCAATTGATTATATTGAATCAACTCAGAAGTCTTTCTTCAGGATTGAGTGCTGCTTTGCAACAATATGTTAACAATGGCGGTAGCTTGCTGATTTTTCCTTCTGCAAATGTTGACCTCAATAGTTTCAATAATTTGATGAAAGTGCTAAGGGTAAATACCTACATTTCTTTGAACAGAACCCGGCGCGAAACCGATTTTATCAACACTCAAGAAGACGTTTTTAAAGATGTGTTTGAGCGTATCCCTCAAAATTTGGACCTCCCTTATGCGAACAGCAGTTTTGATTTAACCTCTTACTCCAATACAGGCGAGGAAGTATTATTGCGTTTCAGGGGCGGGGCTTCTCTTTTAAGCAAATATAATGTGGGGAGCGGAAGAGTCTATCTTTGTGCAGTTCCGTTGGAAACCGCCTCTTCAAATTTAGTTTCACATGCCATTTTTCTGCCTATGATCTATAAAATCGCCATTTTGGGCAGCAAAGGGAATATGATTGCATATATAATAGGTAAAAACAACAATTTTGAAACCGATATCGCTAATATGACTTCTGTTGCTGACGAAGTTTTCAAGTTAAAAGGCACTGCAGAGGAATTTATCCCTCAGCAAAAAACGATTGGTTCAAAGTTATATTTAAGTGTATCGAATCAGGTGAAGCAATCAGGGATTTATACCCTGTTTAAAACAATCTCACAACCATTGGCTACTTATGGGTTTAACTATAACCGGTTAGAATCTGATTTGGAATACTTTAATGTGTCTGAACTTCGAAAAATGTATAATGCTTCCAACATTAAATTTTTAGAAGACAACACAGAACTTTCTGTATTGGTTGGTCAAATTGACAGGGGCATTACTTTGTGGAAATGGTGTCTGTTATTAGCTTTGATGTGTTTGCTTTTTGAGATTTTGTTGCTCAGATTTTGGCGAACTTAA